The Methanomassiliicoccales archaeon genome includes the window GAGACAGGAATCGCATCGCGTTGCAGTCGGATCTACTTGGCGCCTCTGCTCTCGGGATCAGAAATGTACTCTGCCTCACAGGCGACCACCAGACGTTTGGAAATGAAAAGGGTGCAAAAAACGTCTATGACATAGACTCGATCCAAGAGCTCATGATATTTAAGCAAATGCGAGACGAAAAGAGAATTTCAGGCGGGGAAGAACTCGAAGAGGCGCCTAAAGTTTTTCTGGGAGCCGCAGAGAACCCTTTTGCCGATCCGTTCGAATTCCGGGTGATTAGACTCGCAAAAAAAGTTGCTGCCGGAGCAGACTTCATTCAAACCCAAGCGATATACGATATGGACAGATTTGAAAAATGGATAGAGGGCATTAGGGAGAGAGGTCTTGATAAGAAAGTGCACATACTAGCTGGCGTCATACCGCTCAAATCCGTCGGAGCAGCAAAATACATGAAGAACAAGGTATCCGGTATGATCGTACCAGATGAGATCATTGATCGCATGAAAAAGGCAAAGGATCCAAAATCAGAAGGCGTGAAAATATGCGTCGAACAGATTGAGCATTTGAAGACTGTCAAAGGCGTTCACGGTGTGCATATAATGGCTATTGCATGGGAAGAGATCGTACCAGAGATCGTAAGAGAGGCGGGGCTGTATCCAAGACCGCAAGTGTAACGAAGTTATTCAATGCACGCTTTCAATATCTCTTGAGATGACATGCATAGCTGCGAGTGGCCTAGCAATCTCGCAGCTAATTGATTTCACAGGCTAGAGGGGCATCCAATAGCGAACCAATGGCAGTAAATGTTTCTATAATTCTCATACGATCTTTTGCGTGCCTGGCACTCCATGTATTGTTCTAACTATATCTACCATGTTGGCGCTATTGCCAAGAGGTGTTGGCGTAAAGGCTTAAGCCCTAAGAAAGTCGTCACAGTATAATCGCTCGTTAAGTAGAATTTCTCCCGCCTTGATGATTTTCATCAGTTCTTCGTCGAGCGGATCGCATATCGCGGCGGTTAAACCAGCACCCATCAGCATGGCCAGGAAAGTCCTATTTAAAAGACTGCGCTCCTTCGTTAGATTAGAGACATTGCTCAGACCAACCACAGTGCGCGGTGGTGGCTCATTCAATGTCTGAAAGATCCGAACGGCCTCAATGACTTTCTTGCATTGATCCTGAGCTGCACCAACGGGCAAGACAAGAGGGTCGAGATAGATCTTCTCTGGCATAATATCATATTCCATTGCAGTCGTCATCATCAACATTGCCATCTCAGCACGTGATTGAGCATCATTTGGTATGCCACGTTCATCGAGGGTCAAGCAAATAATCTCGGCATCATATTCTTTGCAGAGCGGGAAGAACTTCTCCATTCTCTTTCGCTCTGCAGTCGTCGAATTCATGACTGGTTTGTTTTTGCAAGCCTTCAGTCCGGCTTCCATCGTCTTAGGTCCCGGCGTATCAATGCTAAGCGGGACATCGACGACGTCCTGAACAGTTTTCACAAGCCATTCCATTACCGCGGGCGCATCTTCTCTTCCAGGTCCCGTGTTGATGTCCAAGATTTGCGCTCCATGCTTGACCTGCGACATCGCAAGTTCCTGGATATAGTTTGTATCGCGTTTGTCGATTGCCTTTGCCACAGATGCAAAGAGTCCATTTATTTTCTCGCCGATAATAATCATAATATTGCCCCGTCATGGAACGACAGCTAGCGATTTAAAATCTTTTTTGACTTGAAAAACGGATTTGCCCTATCCTCATTTACGCCGAGAAATTGTTAACATAGTACGGCATATCCGAGAGAATGATGTAACGGTAAGAATGAGTATTTTTATGTGACCCGAAGGCATTTAGGAATGGCGCATTTTATCGAATAGGAGTAAATGGTATCGGAGGAGATCGGTTGACAAGGGTCGAAAGAGCGCTCATAAGTGTGTCGAATAAGAGCGGGATAGTGGACTTTGCTAGAGGATTAGAAGAACTCAATGTTGAGATCATTTCCACAGGGGGTACGGCACGTCTTCTAAAGGAAAGCAATATCCGCGTCACTGAAATCTCGGAAGTTACTGGTTTCCCAGAAATGCTTGATGGAAGGGTAAAAACTCTTCACCCTTTCATACATGCTGGCATTCTTGCCCGTCGAGATGATCCTGAGCACATGAAACAGCTTGCTGAGAGAGGAATTAAGAAAATCGACATGGTAGTTGTTAATCTTTATCCGTTCAAGGAGACTGTGATGAAGATAAACGCAACGCTTGATGAAATCGTAGAAAATATCGATATTGGTGGCCCAAGCATGATCAGGGCAGCCGCAAAGAATTATGAATCTGTGGCTGTGATTACAAACCCGCGGAGGTACAGTTTTGTTCTGGAAGAGTTGAAGAGAAATGGGGGGATATTGAGCAAAGAAACCCTTAAGGCTCTTATGGTCGAGGCTTTCAGGACTACGGCTGTATACGATGCAATGATATCTCGCTACTTTGGACAAGAGTTTGGACAGGAGCTCTTCCCAGATATCCTCGCAATGGGTTTTGAAAAGTCCATTGATCTCCGATACGGTGAGAATCCAAATCAATCGGCTGCATTTTACATAGATCCATTTGCAGAAGGGGTGTGCATTCCACGCGCTGAAAAGCTTCATGGAAAAGAGCTTTCTTACAACAATATTCTTGATCTCGAGGCAGCCCTGGATATCTTGAGAGATTTTGATAGACCGACTGTCGCAGTTTTAAAGCACACGAATCCATGTGGAATTGCAAGCGCAGATAATATTCGAGAAGCTTTCGTAACTGCGTATAACGTAGACCCAGTGGCCGCATTTGGATGCGTCATTGGGATCAACAGGGAGGTGGATGAATTCACTGCCGAAGAGATTAGCAAGCATTTTGTAGAAGCAGTTATCGCGCCTTCCTATACTCCAGAAGCAATTTCAATTCTTCAAAAGAAGAAGAACATTAGGATTCTCAGAACAAATGCGCCAATCGTGCCAGATGAGAGACCTGAACTTAGAATGAAGAAAGTAAAAGGCGGACTATTGGTGCAGACTTATGAATATTGCAAACTCAGGCCAGAAGATCTCAAAGTAGTTACGAAGAGAAGTCCCTCTCAATTTGAAATGAAATCCATGCTTTTTGCATGGAAAGTTGTTAAGCATGTATGGTCGAATGCTATCGTGCTTGCAAAAGATGAACGAGTGGTGGGGATCGGCGCTGGTCAGATGAGCAGAGTTGATTCCTCGATGATAGCAGCATTCAAGGCCAAAGAGGAAGCGAAGGGGAGCGTAATGGCGTCCGACGCCTTTTTCCCGTTCAGAGATGGAGTTGATGAGGCTGCCAAAGCTGGCGTAACGGCGATCATTCAGCCAGGAGGATCCATACGTGATGACGAAGTCATAAAGGCTGCCGACGAACACGGCATGGCGATGGTCTTTACAGGCATCCGCGTATTCAGGCACTAGGAACATTTTAATCCTGAAGAAAGTAAATCAACATCATGGTATGAGTAACGCCAAGATTGCCGCAATTCTTTACGAGATTGCGGATCTTTTGGAGCTGAAAGGAGTCGAGTTCAAGCCCCGGGCATACAGAAGGGCAGCAAGAAGCATTGAAACTCTAGGCGATGACGTAGTGAAGTATTATAAGGAAAATAAACTTGAGGAGATCCCTGGCGTAGGCAAGGCGATTGCAAAAAAGATAAAAGAGATCATTGAAACAGGTGAGCTCAACTATTTGAAGCAACTGAGAGAAGAGCTACCCGCTGGTCTTCTCCAGTTGATGGATATTCCGGAAATAGGTCCTAAAACAGCTATGCGCCTTTATCAAGAATTGAAAATAACAAATCTCCATGAACTGAAAAAGGCAGCGGAAGAACATAGGATCCGGAGACTTAAGGGATTTGGTGAAAAATCCGAGCAAAATATCCTAACTGGAATAAGAATACTGGAACAGCGGAGCGGTCGCATGTTACTGGGCTATGCCCACTACTACGGAAAAAAGATAGAACGATATATGATGGAAACCACTGGTCTCAAGACAATAAGTGTGGCTGGAAGCCTCCGTCGAATGAAGGAAACGATAGGAGATATCGATATCCTCGTTGGCAGTGATAATGCCTCGGCCGTAATGGACGCATTTATCCAATTTCCCGAAGTTGAAGTGGTGATAGCAAGAGGTGAGACCCGGGGCAGTGTGAGGTTAAAAGATGGCGTCCAGATAGATATCCGCATCGTCAGCGAGGATTGTTATGGTGCCGCACTTCAATACTTTACTGGATCAAAGGAACATAATATCGAACTACGCCGACTAGCGGGCGATAAAGGTCTCAAGATCAGCGAATACGGAATTTTCAACAAAGACACTGGCGAAAAAATTGGTGGGAAGACTGAGGAAGAGATATATGAGATTCTGGGATTGCAGTTCATACCACCAGAATTGCGGGAAAACAGAGGCGAGATTGAAGCAGCAGCAAAGCATCAGCTCCCAAAGTTAATTCAGTTAGATCAGATTAAAGGGGATTTCCATGTGCATTCAAGATTCAGTGATGGCAGTGCAACAGTCGAAGAAATCGCTCATGAGTGCAGACGCCGCGGATATGAATATGTTGCTATAACAGACCATTCAGAGACATTGAAGATTGCAGGTGGAATCAGCGCAAAGGACCTCGCAATGAACATTTCCGCTATAAGAAAGCTTAACGAGAATATGGATGACTTTCGCATTTTGGCCGGTGCCGAGGTTGAAATACTTAGTGATGGTAAGCTTGATTATCCTGATGCAGTTTTAAAAGATCTGGATTTAGTAATTGCAGCGATCCATTCGGGATTCAAGATGAACAAGAGGGAAATGACAGAAAGGATACTCAATGCTATCTCAAATGATTATGTGAAGATCCTAGCTCACCCAACAGGCAGAGTTATTGAGCAGAGGGATCCCTATGAAGTCGATCTTGAGAAAATTATCGATGAAGCGAAGGCTAAGGGAGTTTGGCTCGAAATCAACGCGCTTCCGGAACGTCTTGATTTGAATGATGTGAATATTAAACTTGCAAAGGACATGGGCAGTGTGATGGCTATAGGGACTGATGCCCATAGCATTGATCAACTTGATTACTTGCTTTTCGGCGTGGCCACTGGAAGAAGAGGATGGTTGGAAAGCAAAGATGTCATGAACACACTCTCATTAGAAGAGCTCGAAAGCAAACTCAAATTGTAGGATCTGATGATTATATTGATCTCGCTCAATGACTTTTGAAAAACAATTTGCTTCTTTAGTAAAAACCCAGTTTTGCCAATATCATCGTCTTATCGATAGATCCCATTCTCCAAAAGGATAGAAATAAATACTGGCCCATACCATCGATAAGGACGATGGGGATCGAAGAGACTGCAGAATTGATAAAAAGTATGAAAATCCGGGGCGCAGGAGAGATTGCAAGAACTGCGGCAGGCGCCCTTAGAGATCTTGCACGTTCCTACGAAGGAGTGGACATATTGCAACTGAAGGCATTACTCGAGAAAGGAAAGGAAACTCTATTGTCTACGAGGCCTACAGCCGTATCGCTGTGGAATGCTGTTCATGCTGTTCTAAAAGATACGGAGTCGGCGAGCAGCGTTGACGATTTGAAAGAAAAGATTGTAAAAAATGCCGATAATTTCATAAGAAAATCTAGGGAAGCAGTCAAGATCATTGGTGAAATAGGGGCTAAAAGGATCTCTTCGGGCGATTGCATTCTCACACACTGCAACAGTAAGGCTGCCTTGAGTGTTATCAAGACAGCTTTTGACCAGGGGAAGGAGGTAAAAGTCATTGCTACTGAATCAAGACCCTGGCGCCAAGGCATCCTCACGGTCACAGAGCTTTCACAACACGGTATACCCACGACGCTTATTGTAGACAGCGCGGTTAGATGGGCGATGAAGAAAGTTGATCTTGTTCTTGTCGGCGCAGATACTGTTGCATCGAACGGTGCAGTTATCAATAAAATAGGCACCTCGCAGATCGCGCTTGTTTCTCAGGAAGCAAGAGTTCCGTTCGTGGTGTGCGCTGAGACGTATAAATTTTCCCCGAAGACCTTATTTGGAGAACTTGTGGAAATCGAGGAAAGGGATGGTTCGGAAGTTGCTGCTCGAGATGAAGTACCGAGCGCTGTTAAAATTCTTAATCCAGTATTCGATGCAACACCACCTGAATATATTGATTCCATCGTAACAGAAATTGGCTTAGTTTCGCCATATGCGGCCTACGAAATTATTGTGAGAGAATTAGGAGAAGAATTTATTTTTGAACGGGGTGAAAAATATGGAATATTCTAGAAAATATCTACATCTAGGCAAGGAGATCGATCCTGAGGATCATGTCATTTGCCGGTACAAAATAGACACAAGCATTCCAATGGAAGATGCAGCAGCAGCCATTGCAACTGAGCAATCCACAGGTACATGGACTGACATAACGACGCTGAGGGATGATATCTTCCTGAAACTCAGTGGAAGGGTCATCGATATCAAAGGAAATATAGCTACTATTGCTTTCCCTATTGAGGATTTCAGCCTAGATATCGGCGGTGTACCGCAAATTCTCAGTGTAATAGCTGGAAATCTGTTTGGATTAGAAACTCTGAAGGGGGTCAGACTGGAAGATGCAAAATTCCCTAAATCGATGGTGAGGGCATTCAAGGGACCTAAATTTGGAATTGATGGCATGAGGAACATTCTCAAAAGACCGCAAAAGCCGTTCGTCGGAACGATTATAAAACCAAAGATAGGACTTAATCCAGATGAAATGGCGTCGTATGTCTATGAGGCAGGGATGGGGGGGCTTACAAACAGCAAGGATGATGAAACGCTCGTCAACCAGAGATTTTGTCCCCTTGAAGATAGGGTTGTTGCAATCGCAGAAGCGCTAGATAAGGTTGAAAGTGAAAGTGGTCACAAAATGATACATGCAATCAACATTTCTACGAGAGCCGACCGGATTGTTGAGATTGCCGAGAGAGCTCAGGAGCTTGGGGCCAGTGAGATCATGATTGACATATTCACATGCGGATTTGCAGCCCTGCAAGCAGTGGCTGAGGATCCATCGATCAAAATACCGATCCACGTGCACCGTACGATGCACGCAGCCTTTACAAGAAATGAAAATCACGGAATTGCAATGAGTCCGCTTGCAAAGCTAGTTCGTATGTGCGGAGGGGACGCATTACACGTAGGTACTTTTGGCGTTGGCAAGATGAAGGGATCTCCGGAGGAAGATCTAGCTTCCCAGAGATCGTGCACAGAAGAATTATATGGATTGAAACCTACGCTCCCCGTCTGTTCCGGAGGAATTTACCCTGCCCTTGTTCCAGAACTGGTGAAGATTGCTGGAAACGATATTCAGATACAAGCGGGAGGCGGCGTCGCTGGGCATCCAAAGGGAATAAGAGCAGGAGCAAGAGCCATGTCCCAGGCAGTTGACGCTTCGTTCAAGGGAATCTCACTTGAGGAGTATGCAAGAGATCACGTTGAATTGAGAGAAGCACTAGAGAGGTGGAAAAAGAGATGAAACTCAAGGTGAAGTACATCGATATGGACACTGGCGAATATACGGCCCTGCTCAACGAAGAGGATTGCCAAGACCTTGGAGTGAGAGAGCAGGATCGTATAAAGATAACACACGAGAAGAGCACGACGATAACCGCAATCGTACAGACGACTGATTCGATAGTGAATCGGGGAGAGGTTGGGATTCTCGGAAAAACGCTTGAAATTTTAGGTGCCGATGTAGGAGAAGATGTCGATGTCATAGCAACGGGAAAACCAGAATCGATTGAATACATCAAGAAAAAAATGGACGGTCTTGAACTAACAACGGAGGAAATCAAGACGCTTGTGAACGATATTGCAAATCGGAATCTTTCAAGCATAGAACTAGCAGCATATGTTACAGCGTTGCACATCAACGGCATGAATATTAGAGAGACTACTGACCTTACGATGGCGATGGTTGAGACGGGGGATAGAATAGAATTTGACAGGTCACCAGTATTTGATTTCCACAGCGTTGGTGGAGTGCCCGGAAATAAGGTAACTCTTCTCGTCGTTCCGATTGTTGCTGCAGCAGGGCTTCTAATACCAAAGACCTCATCTAGAGCAATAAGCAGTGCTGCGGGGACTGCAGACATCGTTGAGGTTTTTGCACCGGTAGAATTCACTGCCTTCGAACTCAAAAGAATAGCCGAACGAGTGGGTGGAACCATGGTCTGGGGCGGTGCAATGAACCTTGCTCCCGCCGATGATCTTATTATCCGTGTCGAGTATCCTTTGGGAGTCGACCCCCACGCACAGCTACTCGCTTCAGTGATGTCAAAGAAAAAA containing:
- a CDS encoding methylenetetrahydrofolate reductase, with protein sequence MKAGSNLERVLESGNFAVTAEIGPPKSASSNIVKQHAQMLKGYADAFNLTDNQTAIVRLSSLASALICLNEGVEPVMQMTCRDRNRIALQSDLLGASALGIRNVLCLTGDHQTFGNEKGAKNVYDIDSIQELMIFKQMRDEKRISGGEELEEAPKVFLGAAENPFADPFEFRVIRLAKKVAAGADFIQTQAIYDMDRFEKWIEGIRERGLDKKVHILAGVIPLKSVGAAKYMKNKVSGMIVPDEIIDRMKKAKDPKSEGVKICVEQIEHLKTVKGVHGVHIMAIAWEEIVPEIVREAGLYPRPQV
- a CDS encoding dihydropteroate synthase, coding for MIIIGEKINGLFASVAKAIDKRDTNYIQELAMSQVKHGAQILDINTGPGREDAPAVMEWLVKTVQDVVDVPLSIDTPGPKTMEAGLKACKNKPVMNSTTAERKRMEKFFPLCKEYDAEIICLTLDERGIPNDAQSRAEMAMLMMTTAMEYDIMPEKIYLDPLVLPVGAAQDQCKKVIEAVRIFQTLNEPPPRTVVGLSNVSNLTKERSLLNRTFLAMLMGAGLTAAICDPLDEELMKIIKAGEILLNERLYCDDFLRA
- the purH gene encoding bifunctional phosphoribosylaminoimidazolecarboxamide formyltransferase/IMP cyclohydrolase, which translates into the protein MTRVERALISVSNKSGIVDFARGLEELNVEIISTGGTARLLKESNIRVTEISEVTGFPEMLDGRVKTLHPFIHAGILARRDDPEHMKQLAERGIKKIDMVVVNLYPFKETVMKINATLDEIVENIDIGGPSMIRAAAKNYESVAVITNPRRYSFVLEELKRNGGILSKETLKALMVEAFRTTAVYDAMISRYFGQEFGQELFPDILAMGFEKSIDLRYGENPNQSAAFYIDPFAEGVCIPRAEKLHGKELSYNNILDLEAALDILRDFDRPTVAVLKHTNPCGIASADNIREAFVTAYNVDPVAAFGCVIGINREVDEFTAEEISKHFVEAVIAPSYTPEAISILQKKKNIRILRTNAPIVPDERPELRMKKVKGGLLVQTYEYCKLRPEDLKVVTKRSPSQFEMKSMLFAWKVVKHVWSNAIVLAKDERVVGIGAGQMSRVDSSMIAAFKAKEEAKGSVMASDAFFPFRDGVDEAAKAGVTAIIQPGGSIRDDEVIKAADEHGMAMVFTGIRVFRH
- the polX gene encoding DNA polymerase/3'-5' exonuclease PolX; translated protein: MSNAKIAAILYEIADLLELKGVEFKPRAYRRAARSIETLGDDVVKYYKENKLEEIPGVGKAIAKKIKEIIETGELNYLKQLREELPAGLLQLMDIPEIGPKTAMRLYQELKITNLHELKKAAEEHRIRRLKGFGEKSEQNILTGIRILEQRSGRMLLGYAHYYGKKIERYMMETTGLKTISVAGSLRRMKETIGDIDILVGSDNASAVMDAFIQFPEVEVVIARGETRGSVRLKDGVQIDIRIVSEDCYGAALQYFTGSKEHNIELRRLAGDKGLKISEYGIFNKDTGEKIGGKTEEEIYEILGLQFIPPELRENRGEIEAAAKHQLPKLIQLDQIKGDFHVHSRFSDGSATVEEIAHECRRRGYEYVAITDHSETLKIAGGISAKDLAMNISAIRKLNENMDDFRILAGAEVEILSDGKLDYPDAVLKDLDLVIAAIHSGFKMNKREMTERILNAISNDYVKILAHPTGRVIEQRDPYEVDLEKIIDEAKAKGVWLEINALPERLDLNDVNIKLAKDMGSVMAIGTDAHSIDQLDYLLFGVATGRRGWLESKDVMNTLSLEELESKLKL
- a CDS encoding ribose 1,5-bisphosphate isomerase; protein product: MGIEETAELIKSMKIRGAGEIARTAAGALRDLARSYEGVDILQLKALLEKGKETLLSTRPTAVSLWNAVHAVLKDTESASSVDDLKEKIVKNADNFIRKSREAVKIIGEIGAKRISSGDCILTHCNSKAALSVIKTAFDQGKEVKVIATESRPWRQGILTVTELSQHGIPTTLIVDSAVRWAMKKVDLVLVGADTVASNGAVINKIGTSQIALVSQEARVPFVVCAETYKFSPKTLFGELVEIEERDGSEVAARDEVPSAVKILNPVFDATPPEYIDSIVTEIGLVSPYAAYEIIVRELGEEFIFERGEKYGIF
- a CDS encoding RuBisCO large subunit C-terminal-like domain-containing protein; this translates as MEYSRKYLHLGKEIDPEDHVICRYKIDTSIPMEDAAAAIATEQSTGTWTDITTLRDDIFLKLSGRVIDIKGNIATIAFPIEDFSLDIGGVPQILSVIAGNLFGLETLKGVRLEDAKFPKSMVRAFKGPKFGIDGMRNILKRPQKPFVGTIIKPKIGLNPDEMASYVYEAGMGGLTNSKDDETLVNQRFCPLEDRVVAIAEALDKVESESGHKMIHAINISTRADRIVEIAERAQELGASEIMIDIFTCGFAALQAVAEDPSIKIPIHVHRTMHAAFTRNENHGIAMSPLAKLVRMCGGDALHVGTFGVGKMKGSPEEDLASQRSCTEELYGLKPTLPVCSGGIYPALVPELVKIAGNDIQIQAGGGVAGHPKGIRAGARAMSQAVDASFKGISLEEYARDHVELREALERWKKR
- a CDS encoding AMP phosphorylase, which produces MKLKVKYIDMDTGEYTALLNEEDCQDLGVREQDRIKITHEKSTTITAIVQTTDSIVNRGEVGILGKTLEILGADVGEDVDVIATGKPESIEYIKKKMDGLELTTEEIKTLVNDIANRNLSSIELAAYVTALHINGMNIRETTDLTMAMVETGDRIEFDRSPVFDFHSVGGVPGNKVTLLVVPIVAAAGLLIPKTSSRAISSAAGTADIVEVFAPVEFTAFELKRIAERVGGTMVWGGAMNLAPADDLIIRVEYPLGVDPHAQLLASVMSKKKAVGADYVVIDIPTGEGTKVRTIEEAKAYARDFIDLGERLGIRVECAITYGGQPVGRAIGPALEAKEAIAILEGSKLPGSVVEKACELAGMLLEMGGIIRGVDRAREILESGKALEKFREIVDAQGGNPDIKSEDIPIGKFKFEVQAKKSGYIAGIKNKDMVRIARAAGAPKDKGAGILLNKKRGHKVDVGETLFTIYAENEAKLEQAIGLARRLEPMAIEGMVLARVPSFSRVTG